A genomic stretch from Limnobacter thiooxidans includes:
- a CDS encoding DUF3299 domain-containing protein → MNIKKLAVLGLVVATLTALGYGLASWFMGKPEQVKQGTTELEKTLAQLTAEASANGEDYAVGDRLPAGEPKKAAEFDPAFPELQWDDLMPADWDPMAAFRGMNIAELQDNDPKAQEALDTMRKAWNDAPVNPKLVGKKVRIPGFAIPVEQSDKGVDELLLVPYFGACIHTPPPPANQIIHVKLSEPQPAVGAMQAYWIWGEISAQKFSSELGDAAYLITASGIQPYED, encoded by the coding sequence ATGAATATTAAAAAACTGGCTGTGCTTGGCTTGGTTGTTGCCACACTGACTGCACTGGGTTATGGGTTGGCATCCTGGTTCATGGGAAAGCCTGAACAAGTAAAGCAAGGCACCACCGAGCTTGAGAAAACCCTTGCGCAACTGACCGCTGAAGCCTCTGCAAATGGTGAAGACTATGCCGTGGGTGATCGTTTGCCAGCAGGTGAACCCAAAAAGGCAGCCGAGTTTGATCCGGCATTTCCTGAACTTCAATGGGATGATTTGATGCCCGCAGACTGGGATCCCATGGCGGCCTTCCGCGGCATGAACATTGCCGAACTTCAAGACAATGACCCCAAAGCGCAAGAAGCCTTGGACACCATGCGCAAGGCCTGGAATGACGCACCGGTCAACCCCAAGCTTGTCGGCAAGAAGGTCAGAATTCCCGGTTTTGCCATCCCGGTGGAACAGAGCGACAAGGGCGTGGACGAGTTGCTGCTGGTCCCGTATTTCGGTGCCTGTATTCATACCCCGCCGCCCCCGGCCAACCAGATCATTCACGTGAAGTTGAGTGAACCGCAACCGGCGGTGGGTGCTATGCAGGCCTACTGGATTTGGGGTGAAATCTCTGCTCAAAAATTTAGCAGTGAATTGGGTGACGCTGCTTATCTGATTACTGCAAGCGGTATTCAACCCTACGAAGACTAA
- a CDS encoding alpha/beta fold hydrolase, translating to MGNMTAGKEFAAMHHLELAFLDDVAPTYLRLARPPHGLKIRQWKNRSAVPLINKLHAGLSGLKRKQATVLDHKLVWLEGGSPLGSPVVLLHGFASNKENWLSLVPFLLKQHRLFVLDLPGWGESQFNANVPYGLDDQVARVAAWIEQHAPGPVHLVGNSVGGLVSALLAGRHGNLVKTLCLMNPAGGKGENHTRFEAGLREGRNPMIVESLAGAHTLMSLAVHNRAIALALAPVMAQDLISRRHVNRHLFHQMFVNAPNPDGPGMSATQAPTLIMWGKKDRLVHYTGAYTYQAIIPHADVILFDEVGHLPMVEIPIRTAKALQEFWSA from the coding sequence ATGGGCAATATGACAGCAGGCAAGGAATTCGCAGCAATGCATCACCTGGAGCTTGCGTTTCTTGATGATGTAGCCCCAACTTATCTGCGCCTGGCCAGGCCACCGCATGGTTTGAAAATTCGCCAGTGGAAAAACCGAAGCGCCGTGCCCTTGATCAATAAGTTGCACGCAGGCCTGTCAGGTTTGAAGCGCAAACAGGCCACTGTTCTGGATCACAAACTGGTGTGGCTGGAGGGCGGAAGCCCCTTGGGGTCGCCAGTGGTGTTGTTGCACGGCTTTGCCTCCAACAAGGAAAACTGGTTGTCGCTGGTGCCATTTTTGCTGAAGCAGCACCGCCTGTTTGTGCTGGACTTGCCCGGTTGGGGCGAAAGCCAGTTCAACGCCAATGTGCCATATGGTCTGGATGATCAGGTTGCCCGCGTGGCCGCATGGATTGAACAACATGCTCCAGGACCGGTCCACTTGGTGGGCAATTCGGTTGGTGGCTTGGTGTCGGCCCTGCTGGCCGGCCGCCATGGCAATCTGGTCAAAACACTGTGCCTGATGAACCCGGCGGGCGGGAAAGGCGAAAACCACACCCGTTTTGAGGCTGGTTTGCGCGAAGGCCGAAACCCCATGATTGTGGAAAGCCTGGCCGGTGCGCACACCCTGATGAGCCTGGCCGTGCACAACCGCGCCATCGCCTTGGCACTTGCGCCGGTGATGGCTCAAGACCTGATCAGCCGCCGTCATGTGAATCGCCACCTGTTTCACCAAATGTTTGTGAACGCACCCAACCCCGACGGCCCCGGTATGTCTGCCACCCAGGCGCCCACCCTGATCATGTGGGGCAAAAAGGACCGTCTCGTACATTACACCGGTGCTTATACCTACCAGGCCATTATTCCTCATGCAGATGTGATACTTTTTGACGAAGTCGGGCACCTGCCCATGGTTGAAATTCCGATCCGCACAGCCAAAGCCTTGCAGGAGTTTTGGTCCGCTTGA